A genomic window from Pagrus major chromosome 23, Pma_NU_1.0 includes:
- the tcf20 gene encoding transcription factor 20 isoform X1 — translation MQNFSNTPAPPSLPPGFSGRGGGGPPYPTQPADPQISPRMTDDYAGMQQQSLHRGHHHPTQASHMLAYSARNRGAVEPPPTQGNIHSGNTSNPYRKDVMDYYFSMGGKDRHRRGGMGYGAGFGYPNIDGHIPHQYRHSGSGSAPSSGLMSPYPVDYGSSAGSAGSAGAGAFSPSHQYNLSQNPAMQSVPGSQMQHRQHGQTFPAVHHGQQHRSYPHSGHRMTPQYPHYSPQGGASTGSSGMYSPPPQRYLDGAASAGFDPKVNSSPSVNSSSNSVSSSVAANNVGPMENVQQSYHASNYPGYSPQTHSLHKQATLQHRNSQHNLGVVYDNSLKMQHQGPSPGSVYAKHHQASNPSIPQAASQEIAKSPMHPNAQQTQINQNFSPISNPSPAASAVHSPSCSSSPSPLMGVSEAHGNPSGHGPSHPPTSNPRSSHGQGRLLQTMPQLSPTPNSNSSISSCGSSGSHKAHNMSAVGGSSLPSTGRNKLGLVTGIGSREEASSVYSSSPHDKMQDAGLNSLNALSSQVANLPNTVQHMLLTDTVLSQKKGKEGGQMQQATHGVPPPQPRSRNASAASSTSTVKDGSAVGIGEGASLDAGADEDLMSVGGSSGTKVEREEQFSEGEHGRVRQMSGASSGSETTGYQPPSQTQTQTGQASNVKTATSDSPLKETVASEIKANESHILSSSSSPSFGCQSSEAGPTSHSTPPVSSSTSSIPPPQPNCVSEPSLTYSDHRGGHKKTIEIKKEVIKKENEGTVEKTEKGSSQMQRDGEVNTQNGQDKENRLHTASRLHNNEREEKHTSEEQQSASSVGVIVSARSEGSHTEKSKHSQDNCIDEKQSHSYLRESSSHNGDEGVDLSIYSSLHQKSNFGRPQNPPQSGPQKYGHPESTYGSDLSMKNRGRAGPAGVMESNSRYLGYQQVQTGYGSVHPKEAGSAAEALARRGQGAGAKGHEDNSQMQQYPSLLQEVLQGYNLDKRYGRPEQAFPAHLHVQQFQTRTPYSMTESMRVQSGITETSALSAQMGSSGKPPHPNQRHGSEPDFTTDPPSSVKTEVSNAKMLQNAEKTEMGVFQSHLPQPTESQHPPPKHINLADYSLPQRKTLSNVSTPSSAVQELLLQEPEPLTGSVGQTESQKSSGSILAPSERRSVICDVSPNRRSTPERDRESDREREREKSQSGASVIQQPFSSPAAANDLSKKDTGEKQMVKMETASKEAGLDAANLQTDHHGSGGANEADMEYHSKSVHSSVVMNADPYRRGGVDITPLPSHPMSTNPLSSPSRHQSYLHGVDLSTGSGSSFPGYRYGEAREGNMMPRSNPHFPSHHPYHNLSPQTPSTNKLQMYPHSRGPPHHPHDMSDWVKAMNRPSKEMMMQPGSSPGRHKVSQSEQRQRMISQTDMPGEQHATKSLLHHQGAYFDLKMWESTHSAREGARMIEGDPFFRTQPPPPPPPPPPAPLASHGPVPPQMILGQNAAEPEVSRGATEEAKQSCPPLPPSSTKPSADINSTQPQVQRPTKAGGSGDTNPLMLRRRVRSFISPIPAKRQLQDASQQRAAINSHHSPGAQSESSHHNEDDSSSSDIPCPRLSSPLLGENTFSQPLSPSTGNTKVLPPRKGRGLKLEAIVQKITPNIKKPAGHADDESNHYPGFSHSEIPPFNDSQDQDLAHFPRVTGGDDSYMDESHSLNDMIPFRGVDETGPLPPSAYPLDPHQTSQALKQQDFDFGLGAAVASASGDKEDFALLGPLPPPPPLPRPVQGSPPPSSSALSDIQHFTNTYQQLETRRGEQSAANLLRQKLQESGIGFDDYPGSDYYGTTPPHHSQAQGHMLNRQHQMSSGRSSLSPQDSKAQDSQVPKGYFPSGKKKGRPVGSVNKQKRAQNPAQPQAQGQSQAPAQSTTLNAPPAQPAPTTAAATAPPTVQTASSPPEPAAPPLTDNKYTPMLSPPILTQVVKVDVENEETQPETEVKPVRRRRRGVKDEDEPLEARGRQRRRRRGATAAAAAATTPSVAKDDPDIPLGAGGSLGTNRVFIDPNRKGPFVPHIHVENKIPEIGAVCTIVNAEEEKMKGERSAVGAKAGGSGIDSLLTSALSSQLSRRDRESEKRESDEVETTLQSGKALPSSGYVVAGPVITETNHSGRLLCCLCQKWANYKHLGDLYGPFYPAEYAAKLPKNQPQVRQCQATTGTNRTGPNSDMNSNALSTIQDTQTQDAQFTMPPTESDYAISLDSKPTSLTTTVRTASLASREEMMMHMAGRLSNTACSSSSSHTTSKTTSLTWDMNLDIRPIPELKREPDLEIDQQEMRKQQQLQQLQQQQQQQQQQLQQLQQLQQLQQLQQQQPADEAQQRPQHRKLTSHPRFKRRHKSSEESPRMVPSNSKASLPFQPPPPALDSLGPLAQLAQLPQMPMDPEELWVHEGCIVWTSGVYLVNGRLYGLQEALDGARETCCSYCEMVGSTLGCYSKGCTLRYHYLCAIEADCSLNEDNFSLRCPKHKVKKESLPRASGHPNQFTWSSRREAERHGEEEETQESGSC, via the coding sequence ATGCAGAATTTTTCAAACACTCCagctcccccctctctccccccggGGTTCAGtgggaggggtggaggaggaccTCCCTATCCAACTCAGCCAGCAGATCCTCAGATCTCCCCAAGGATGACAGATGATTACGCAGGGATGCAACAGCAGAGCCTGCACAGAGGCCATCACCACCCCACTCAAGCCAGTCACATGCTTGCTTACAGTGCTCGAAACAGAGGAGCTGTGGAGCCACCGCCAACACAGGGTAACATTCACAGTGGCAACACTAGCAACCCTTACAGGAAGGACGTCatggattattatttttcaatgGGCGGAAAGGACCGGCACAGAAGAGGGGGCATGGGCTATGGGGCAGGCTTTGGGTACCCTAATATTGATGGACATATACCTCACCAGTACCGGCATTCTGGATCTGGCTCTGCACCATCATCTGGCCTGATGTCACCATACCCAGTAGACTATGGCTCCAGTGCTGGTTCAGCTGGAAGTGCTGGTGCTGGAGCATTCTCTCCTTCTCATCAGTACAATTTGAGTCAGAACCCTGCAATGCAGTCAGTGCCAGGTTCTCAAATGCAGCACCGCCAGCATGGGCAAACCTTCCCAGCTGTCCACCACGGACAGCAGCATAGGAGCTATCCACACTCCGGGCACAGAATGACCCCTCAGTACCCACACTACTCCCCGCAGGGTGGAGCATCCACAGGGTCATCAGGAATGTACAGCCCCCCTCCGCAGAGATATCTCGACGGGGCTGCTAGCGCCGGGTTCGATCCCAAAGTCAACAGTTCTCCCAGTGTCAACTCCAGTTCAAACTCAGTCTCCAGTTCAGTTGCTGCTAACAATGTGGGGCCAATGGAGAATGTTCAACAGAGTTACCATGCTTCAAATTATCCTGGATATTCTCCACAGACACATTCGCTTCACAAGCAAGCCACACTACAGCATCGCAACTCACAGCACAATTTAGGAGTAGTTTATGACAACTCTCTCAAGATGCAGCACCAGGGCCCGTCTCCAGGCTCCGTATATGCTAAACATCATCAAGCCTCCAATCCCAGTATACCTCAAGCAGCATCTCAAGAAATAGCCAAATCACCAATGCATCCCAATGCTCAACAAACTCAAATTAACCAAAACTTTAGCCCGATATCCAATCCCTCCCCAGCTGCCTCTGCAGTGCATTCCCCCAGTTGTAGCTCCTCTCCTTCCCCTTTGATGGGTGTCTCGGAGGCACATGGAAACCCCTCAGGTCATGGTCCTTCACATCCTCCTACATCAAACCCCCGTAGCAGCCATGGTCAGGGTAGATTATTGCAGACCATGCCTCAGTTGAGCCCCACACCCAACTCAAATAGCAGCATTAGTAGTTGTGGTAGCAGCGGCAGTCATAAAGCTCATAATATGAGTGCAGTTGGAGGGAGCAGTCTCCCTTCAACAGGTCGCAACAAACTGGGTCTAGTCACAGGAATTGGATCTCGAGAGGAAGCCTCCTCTGTTTATTCATCTTCTCCACATGACAAAATGCAGGATGCTGGCCTCAATAGTCTTAATGCCTTGAGCTCACAAGTAGCCAATTTACCAAACACAGTCCAGCACATGCTCCTCACTGACACAGTGCTTTCACAGAAGAAGGGGAAAGAAGGGGGGCAGATGCAACAAGCAACACACGGCGTGCCCCCACCACAGCCGAGGAGTCGAAATGCAAGTGCAGCCTCGAGTACTAGTACAGTAAAAGATGGAAGTGCAGTGGGAATTGGTGAGGGAGCAAGCTTGGATGCTGGTGCTGATGAAGACTTGATGTCAGTTGGAGGCTCATCTGGGACCAAGGTGGAGCGTGAGGAGCAGTTTTCTGAGGGGGAGCATGGGAGAGTGAGGCAGATGAGCGGTGCAAGCAGTGGATCTGAAACAACTGGCTATCAACCTCCGTCTCAGACTCAAACACAGACTGGACAAGCGTCAAATGTTAAAACTGCCACCTCTGATTCACCGTTAAAAGAAACCGTTGCTTctgaaataaaagcaaatgAATCTCACATTctctcttcatcatcatctccatcttTTGGATGTCAGTCATCAGAGGCTGGCCCAACTTCACATTCAACACCTCCAGTTTCCTCATCCACCTCCAGTATTCCTCCTCCACAGCCAAATTGTGTCTCAGAGCCCAGTTTAACATATAGTGACCACAGAGGTGGCCATAAGAAGACTatagaaattaaaaaagaagtcatcaaaaaagaaaatgaaggcacagttgagaaaacagagaagggCAGCAGCCAAATGCAACGAGATGGAGAAGTCAATACCCAAAATGGTCAGGACAAAGAAAACAGGTTGCACACTGCATCCAGATTACACAATAATGAGAGGGAAGAAAAGCACACatctgaggagcagcagagtgcCAGCAGTGTTGGTGTGATTGTTTCAGCTCGGTCTGAGGGAAGTCACACTGAAAAAAGCAAGCATTCCCAAGACAACTGTATAGATGAGAAACAGTCGCACTCTTACTTAAGAGAGTCAAGCAGTCATAATGGGGATGAAGGTGTAGATCTGAGTATATATTCCTCCCTTCACCAGAAATCAAATTTCGGACGTCCTCAAAATCCTCCCCAGTCTGGACCACAGAAATATGGCCACCCAGAATCGACATATGGCTCAGATTTGTCAATGAAAAACAGGGGGAGGGCCGGCCCAGCTGGTGTAATGGAATCAAATTCCAGATACTTGGGGTACCAACAAGTACAAACTGGTTATGGCTCTGTGCATCCAAAAGAGGCTGGTTCTGCAGCAGAAGCTTTGGCGAGGAGAGGGCAAGGAGCAGGAGCTAAAGGTCATGAGGATAATTCACAAATGCAGCAATATCCAAGCCTTTTGCAAGAGGTTCTTCAAGGTTACAATTTAGATAAGCGCTATGGCCGACCAGAACAGGCATTTCCTGCCCATCTCCATGTTCAACAGTTTCAAACCAGAACCCCGTACAGCATGACTGAAAGTATGAGGGTGCAAAGTGGAATAACTGAGACTTCGGCTCTTTCTGCCCAAATGGGTAGCTCCGGAAAGCCCCCACATCCAAACCAGAGGCATGGAAGTGAGCCTGATTTTACCACAGATCCTCCGTCCTCAGTGAAGACAGAAGTGTCAAATGCTAAGATGTtacaaaatgctgaaaaaactgaaatggGTGTGTTCCAGAGTCATTTACCACAGCCTACAGAGTCTCAGCACCCCCCACCAAAACACATAAACTTAGCTGACTATTCTCTACCACAGAGAAAAACGTTATCTAATGTGTCCACCCCATCCTCTGCTGTGCAGGAGCTCCTTTTGCAAGAGCCAGAGCCACTAACAGGCAGTGTTGGTCAAACTGAGTCTCAAAAATCATCAGGCTCCATATTAGCCCCATCAGAGAGGCGCTCTGTCATCTGTGATGTGTCTCCAAACCGTCGCAGCACAccagagagggacagagaaagtgacagagagagagagcgggagaaaAGTCAGAGTGGAGCTTCTGTGATTCAACAGCCATTTtcctctccagcagcagccaaTGATCTGAGTAAAAAGGATACGGGAGAGAAACAAATGGTGAAAATGGAAACAGCATCAAAAGAGGCTGGACTAGATGCTGCAAATCTACAAACTGATCATCATGGCAGTGGTGGAGCTAATGAGGCTGATATGGAGTACCATTCCAAGTCTGTTCACTCATCTGTTGTAATGAATGCTGACCCCTATAGGCGAGGTGGTGTTGATATTACACCCTTGCCTTCTCACCCTATGAGCACTAATCCTTTATCTTCACCTTCAAGGCATCAGTCCTATCTTCACGGTGTTGATTTATCAACAGGCAGTGGCAGTAGTTTTCCTGGATATCGATATGGAGAAGCAAGAGAAGGGAATATGATGCCACGCAGTAACCCCCATTTCCCCTCCCACCACCCATACCACAATTTATCCCCCCAGACTCCTTCAACAAATAAGCTTCAAATGTATCCTCACTCTCGTGGCCCCCCTCATCACCCCCATGATATGAGCGACTGGGTTAAAGCCATGAACAGGCCATCAAAGGAGATGATGATGCAGCCTGGTTCCTCTCCAGGAAGACATAaggtcagccaatcagaacagagacagaggatgaTTTCCCAAACTGACATGCCTGGTGAACAACATGCAACCAAATCTTTACTCCATCATCAGGGCGCTTactttgatttgaaaatgtggGAGTCAACGCACTCTGCAAGAGAAGGTGCTAGAATGATAGAGGGAGACCCCTTCTTCAGAACACAACCGCCTCCCCCGCCTCCGccccctcctcctgcccccTTAGCCTCACACGGCCCTGTTCCTCCGCAAATGATTCTCGGCCAAAACGCTGCTGAACCTGAGGTCTccagaggagcaacagaggaAGCCAAACAGTCCTGCCCACCGCTTCCACCCAGCTCCACTAAGCCTTCTGCTGACATCAACTCCACTCAGCCACAGGTGCAGCGTCCGACTAAAGCTGGGGGTTCTGGAGACACAAATCCACTAATGTTGCGAAGGAGAGTTCGTTCTTTTATCTCTCCTATTCCCGCCAAAAGGCAACTCCAGGATGCGTCTCAGCAGAGGGCTGCCATTAATTCACATCACTCCCCTGGGGCTCAGTCTGAGTCTAGCCATCACAATGAAGATGACTCATCCAGTTCAGATATCCCATGTCCCAGGCTCTCGTCCCCTTTGCTCGGAGAAAATACCTTTTCACAACCTCTATCTCCATCAACTGGTAATACCAAGGTTTTGCCTCCCAGGAAAGGAAGGGGTTTGAAACTGGAGGCAATAGTGCAGAAAATCACCCCAAATATTAAAAAGCCAGCAGGCCATGCTGATGATGAGTCAAATCATTACCCAGGCTTCTCTCACTCAGAAATACCACCGTTTAATGATTCACAGGACCAAGACTTAGCACATTTCCCCCGGGTCACAGGAGGAGATGATAGTTACATGGATGAAAGTCACTCATTAAACGACATGATTCCCTTCAGAGGAGTTGATGAGACAGGGCCTTTACCTCCATCAGCCTACCCATTGGATCCTCATCAGACGTCCCAAGCCCTGAAACAGCAAGACTTTGACTTTGGATTAGGAGCCGCTGTGGCATCAGCATCCGGTGACAAGGAGGATTTCGCTTTGCTCGGACCTTtaccccctcctccacctcttcctcgcCCAGTCCAGGGTTCCCCACCTCCATCCTCATCCGCCCTGTCTGACATCCAACATTTCACCAACACTTACCAGCAACTTGAGACAAGAAGAGGAGAGCAGTCTGCTGCTAATCTTCTTCGACAGAAACTTCAAGAATCTGGCATTGGGTTTGATGATTATCCTGGCAGTGATTACTATGGAaccaccccaccccaccacaGCCAGGCTCAAGGACACATGCTGAACAGACAACATCAGATGTCCTCTGGTAGGTCAAGTCTGTCGCCACAAGATTCTAAGGCACAAGACAGTCAAGTGCCTAAAGGCTATTTCCCATCTGGCAAGAAGAAGGGCAGGCCCGTAGGGAGCGTGAATAAACAAAAACGGGCCCAGAATCCAGCCCAACCACAGGCACAGGGCCAGTCCCAAGCTCCGGCTCAGAGCACAACTCTGAATGCCCCTCCAGCTCAACCCGCTCCAACTACAGCTGCTGCCACAGCCCCACCGACAGTGCAGACTGCTAGCAGCCCTCCAGAACCTGCAGCACCACCTCTGACAGACAATAAATACACTCCCATGCTTTCCCCGCCCATTTTAACCCAGGTAGTGAAAGTGGATGTTGAGAACGAGGAAACACAGCCAGAGACTGAGGTCAAACCTGTGCGAAGACGACGCAGAGGTGTGAAAGATGAAGATGAGCCACTAGAAGCAAGAGGacgacagaggaggagaaggagaggagcgacagcagcggcagcagcagctacaacaCCATCAGTGGCCAAAGATGACCCAGATATACCTTTAGGGGCAGGAGGGAGCCTTGGCACAAATAGAGTATTCATAGATCCAAACAGAAAGGGCCCGTTTGTTCCACACATACATGTGGAGAACAAAATACCAGAGATTGGGGCAGTGTGCACCATTGTAAATGCTGAGGAAGAGAAGATGAAAGGAGAGCGTAGTGCGGTTGGAGCGAAAGCAGGCGGGAGTGGAATTGATTCTCTCCTGACCTCAGCTCTTTCCTCCCAGTTATctaggagagacagagagtcagagaaaagGGAGTCAGACGAGGTAGAAACTACACTTCAATCGGGAAAAGCACTTCCTTCATCTGGCTATGTTGTTGCAGGCCCTGTGATTACAGAGACCAATCACTCTGGCCGCCTGCTTTGCTGCCTGTGTCAGAAATGGGCAAATTACAAACACCTTGGCGATCTCTATGGGCCTTTCTATCCAGCTGAATATGCTGCAAAGCTTCCCAAGAACCAGCCCCAGGTCAGACAATGTCAAGCAACCACAGGCACAAACAGAACCGGACCAAATTCAGACATGAACTCCAATGCTTTGAGCACTATccaagacacacaaacacaagatgCTCAGTTTACCATGCCCCCGACTGAGAGTGACTATGCCATCAGCCTAGATTCCAAACCAACATCTCTTACCACTACAGTCAGAACTGCCTCCTTAGccagcagagaggaaatgatGATGCATATGGCTGGCAGGCTCAGTAACACcgcctgctcttcctcctcctcccacaccACCAGTAAAACAACATCTCTAACGTGGGACATGAATCTAGATATCCGACCTATCCCTGAGCTTAAGAGAGAGCCAGACCTTGAAATTGACCAGCAAGAGATGcgaaaacaacagcagctgcagcagctgcagcagcagcagcagcagcagcagcaacagctgcagcagctacagcagctacagcagctacagcagctacagcagcagcagccggcaGACGAAGCTCAACAACGTCCTCAACACAGAAAGCTGACCTCACATCCCCGCTTTAAAAGGAGGCACAAATCAAGTGAGGAATCCCCCAGAATGGTGCCATCCAACAGTAAAGCGTCGCTGCCCTTCCAGCCCCCTCCGCCAGCCTTGGACTCCCTGGGACCCTTGGCACAACTTGCCCAGCTGCCGCAGATGCCCATGGACCCAGAGGAGCTGTGGGTCCACGAAGGATGTATAGTGTGGACCAGTGGAGTGTACCTTGTCAATGGGAGGCTGTATGGCCTGCAGGAGGCACTAGATGGTGCCAGAGAAACA